One genomic region from Mytilus trossulus isolate FHL-02 chromosome 9, PNRI_Mtr1.1.1.hap1, whole genome shotgun sequence encodes:
- the LOC134683811 gene encoding uncharacterized protein LOC134683811, whose amino-acid sequence MQEDIVIIYQPDVDIQNSKQQQRITTTRPPDLTCEAWFVCCCCIPPLGAVAVALVLDANSAADRGDFDRARVSAGIAGILIVGSFFGGLCLLLILAIVLRI is encoded by the exons ATGCAAGAAGATATA GTTATTATATATCAGCCAGACGTTGATATTCAGAATAGCAAACAGCAGCAAAGAATCACTACCACACGACCACCAGATTTGACTTGCGAGGCAtggtttgtttgttgttgttgtattcCTCCTCTTGGAGCAGTTGCTGTAGCATTGGTACTCGAT GCAAACTCAGCAGCTGATAGAGGAGACTTTGATCGCGCTCGTGTCAGTGCAGGCATCGCTGGAATTCTTATAGTAGGAAGTTTTTTCGGTGGATTATGTCTTCTATTAATACTAGCTATCGTTCTACGCATTTAA